Genomic segment of Chloracidobacterium sp. N:
CGCGCATCCCGCAGGTGGATTTCCTCAACGTCGGACAGCTCAGCTTCAACCCGCTGGAGGTTCCGAACCCAACCCATCCCCGGACTTACGTGGATGTGGCCGGTGCTGTCCGCGACCTTTTTGCGGCGATGTACCCGGACCTGGGCGACCTTCAGCTTGGGGCCATCCGTCAGGCGCTGGTGGACAGCTTCCGGGAGTGTGGCTGGGACGATCAGCGCGCCGGGCAGACACCGCACTTTGGGCGCTTTGTCGAGATCGTGCGCCAGCGGGCGGTCAAAGATGCAGCCCTGAAGCGGTTGCTGGTGCGCCTGACCGAGTTGGAAGACTATGGGTTTTTCCAGACCCTCTCCGGTGAAGTGGCACGCGATCTGTGGCAGCGCAGGGTGCCGGTTGTGGTCTGTCTGCACCGTGAGCAGAGTGAGTTGGTTCAGCGCGCCTTTGCCATGCTGGTGTTTTACAAGCTCTACAAGGACATGTTCCGGCGCGGGCTTCAGTCCCGGATCACGCATGCCGTCATTTTTGACGAAGCCCACCGCGCCCAACAGCTCAGGCTGATTCCGACCATGGCCAAGGAATGTCGCAAGTACGGCATTTCGCTGGTGCTCGCTTCGCAGGAAGCGCGGGATTTTCACGAAAGCGTCTTTTCGGCCATTGCGCACCAGTTGGTGCTGCGCGTCAATGAAGCTGACGCCAAAGCGCTGGCCCGGAACATGGCCACGGCCGCCGAGCAGCGGACGGTGATGGACCGCCTCAAGTCGCTGCCGAAGTTTCAGGCGCTGTACTTCAGTGAAGGGGAGCCTGTGCGCCACGTCCGGTTGCTGGCTGACGGTGCATAATGTTGGAACGGTCTTGGTGCTTGACCGGCAGGTGGTGGCGCAAGGGTGCCGGCCCTGACCTGTTTCAAAGCCAAAGGATGCTATGACCATGGAACGCCAACCGCGCCGCCTCAAATGGTTGAGCGAGGTTCAGAAAGCCTACCCTGGGGCGCGTCGGGGCAACTGGGAAACCCACGGCCTGGACAGCCCCTTTGCCCACCAGACCTACGTGCTGACCGGTCTGGAGGAAGCGCTCTACCGAGACGTTATCAACCGGCGTTTTCGGCTGGTCGTCCTGTGTGGAAACCCCGGCGACGGGAAAACGGCCCTGCTGCAAAAACTGGCCGGTCGGTTGGGCATTGACAAAACCCGTCAGCCCACCGGAACCGTTGAGCATCGGCTGCCGGATGGACTGCTGGTGCGCCTCAATCTGGACGGTTCGGCCGCCCGGGAAACGAGTTCCTCGAATGACCTGCTCAACGACCTGCTCCGTCCATTTGCCAACGGTGCGCCAGCGGAAGACATCGTGCATCTGCTGGCCATCAACGACGGGCGTCTGATGGACTGGCTCAACGGGCAGACAACACCCTTGGCCCAGTCCCTGCGCCGGTTGCTCGATGGGCAGCCATCCGACATGCCCCACATTGGCTTTTTCCACCTCAACAACCGCTCGCTGGTGGGCGAATTCGATCAGCATGGCAACCTGCGGACAGATTTTCTCGACCAACTGCTGGACCAGCTTTACGGAGGCGCTGAAGCTGGCAGGATTTGGCAGAAGTGCCAAGCCTGTGTGGCGCAACCCCGCTGCCGGGTCTTTGAGGCAGCAAGATATTTTGGACCGGCTAACCTGTCCGGCATCGAAGATGAACGCCGACGGCAGCATGCCCGGCAACAGCTTTACCGGCTGTTTCAGGCCGTCCACCAGCGGGGAAAAATCCACATCACCGTTCGGGAACTGCGCGGGGCGCTGGTCTATATCCTGTTCGGCATGGCCTCGTGCGACACCTACTGCAAGGCAGACGGTACAAAAAAGCCTTATCCACCTTTCTGGGAGCGTGCGTTTCGGGTGGCGACGCCTGACCGCCAGGGACAACTGCTGAAAGAACTGGCCTCCTTCGACCCGGCGCTGGAAGCCCATGCCCGGTTCGACCGGGCGCTGCTGAGGCACTACCGGGGCGTCCACCGGCTGGCCGAGGCGCGGCGGCGCGCTTACTTCACATGGCTGCCGGAAGAAATCGAACAGGCCGGCGGGCCGGGAACCACCCTCGATCTGGCGCGCGGCCGGCATCTGGACACACTGCGCCGGTTGCCGCTGATGTCGGGCGAAGAAAAGCAGGCAGTGCTGGTGCGGCTCGGCCGTGGCTTGTCGCGCCTTGAGCCATTGCCGCAGCCGGCTTACCGGCCGGGCCGGGTTCCCTTCCGGCTGCATCCGCGTACACCGACGGATACCATCTTCTGGGTTGAAACCCGGCTGGAGGATTTCGCGCTCGAATCCGTACTGCTTGGCGTCAGAATGTCGGAACATGGTCAGCGGGGCCTGCCGGAGGAGGCCTTTCTGGTCTATCACCTGCCGCAGGGCGGCACGGTACGCCTGCGTCTGACAGCCGATCTGTTTCACGCCCTGCTGGAACTGGAGGGGGGCTATCAGCTCAGTGCCGCGACATTGGAGCAAACTTTTGCCCACCTCTCCCTGTTCATCGAACAGGTGGTTCACGCCCAAAACCAGACGTGGTATGCCTGGCATCCGGCACAGGAAGAGCGGGTGTATCGCCTGGCCATCGAGACACGCGACCTGGGATTTGGTTATCATCAGACCCTGCACATCGTCCCGGAAAACTGAATCCCCACGGCGACTCTGGAAACCGGCCTTTCCGAAGCGGAGGCAGCAGGCAGTCCATGGAAGACCGTTCCGACCGTTTCCTCATCATCGGCGCCGGCCCGACGGGGCTGGTTGTGGCGCGCGCGCTTAAGCAGGCAGGTGTTCCCTACGAGCAGGTCGAAGCCGACGAGGACGTGGGCGGCAACTGGCGGCATGGCGTCTATACCACGGCCCACATCATTTCTTCCCGGCGGACGACGTCCTTCCCGGAGTACCCCATGCCGGCGCACTATCCCGATTTCCCCAGTCGCGCGCAGATGCTGGCCTACCTGAGTGACTATGCGCGTCATTTCGGGCTGCGCGAACACATCCAGTTCCGGCGGGAAGTAACCGCAGCCACGCCCCTGGAAGACTGGTCGTGGCAGGTTCGGCTGGCCGGCGGTGAGGAACGCCGCTACAAAGGCGTCATCGTCTGCAACGGCCACCACTGGGACCGGCGTTTCCCAACCTATCCGGGGACGTTTACGGGTGAGTGGTGGCATTCCAAGGACTACCGCCACCCGGAGCAGCTTGTCGGCAAGCGGGTGCTCGTCATCGGGGGCGGGAACTCCGCCTGCGACATTGCCTCCGAAGCGGCCCGCGTCAGCGTCTGTAGCCACCTCAGCCTGCGCCGGGGCTACTGGTTCCTGCCCAAGACGATGTTTGGCATCCCCACGGTTGAGATCATGCGCGGCTGGATACCGGTGCCGGCACAGCGTCTGCTGCTGCGCGTGCTGCTGCGGATTATCGTGGGCAAATACACCCAGTATGGCCTGCCCGAACCCGATCACCGCATCTTTGAGCGGCATCCGACGGTCAACTCCGAACTGCTGCACTACCTCAAGCACGGGCGCATCCGTCCACGCCCGGACATTGCCCGGCTGGAAGGACGACAGGTGCATTTCGTGGATGGCACGGCGGATGAGTACGACCTGGTGATTTGCGCCACTGGCTTTCACCTGAGTTTTCCGTTTCTGCCGCCCGGACTCGTCGAGGTCAAGGGCAGCACGGCGCAGCTTTACGCCGGGGTCATCCCGCCCCGGACCCGCAACCTGTACGTGTTCGGCACAACCCAGCCCCGCTATGGCTTCGGCCCGCTGGCCAGTCCGGCCGCCGATCTGTTGGCTCAGTTCATTCAGCTTCAGGACAGCATGACGCTGCCGTTGAGTGTCGTGCTGGAAATGGGCGGGGAGAAACTCCCGACGACACACCTCGTGGACCCGCATGCGGCCCTGCGGCGGATGAAGCTCGCGCGTTATTTCCTGCCGTTGCTGGCCCGCCGGGAGCGGCGGCTGCGTACTTCACCCCGGGCGCGTGCCATCACGCTGTGGACGCCGGCGCGCACGGCCTGATACCACCCGGAAGAAACCGGGCCGAAAAAAACCGGGCCGAAAAAACCGGGGGCGACCTTTCAACCAAGGCCGCCCCCAAAAACATTTCCGACGAGATTGAAGGTGATGCGTCAGCGACCTGGGCCGTCCCTGACACATCACCCGCCGACTAGAAGTTGAACTTCAGGGCAAACTGAATCTGCCGGGGTGGAGCCGCCAGCGTTGGCGCGCCGCTCAACTGGTAGTTCGGATTGATTTCCGTGATGTTGACGCGGTTCAAGGCATTGAACATCTCGAAGATGAACTCCAGATTCCGTGCCGTCGCGTCAGCATCGCGTGAGAAGTAGAACTTGCGCGCCAGCCGGAAGTCCACCGAGATGAAGTTCGGCCCCGTGAAGGCATTGCGTCCGACATTGCCCAGGAACGCTGAAACCGGCAGCCCGAAGTTCTGGGGCAGGCGACTGTCAGGCGGCAGCGTGAGAAAGCCGTTGCCGCGCGGGGATGGGAAACAGGTGAGACCGGCCGTCCCGGGTGGGCAGGAGGTGACGAAATTCGGGCGCGCCGTGGAGGAGCTGTTGACCTGGGTTTGATCCACCCCGATGAGCAGCGTGTAGGGGCGTCCGGCGCCGGCTTCGACAATCGGCGCAAACGTCCAGTCGGCCAGCAGGTAGCGCCCCGCTCCCTCGTTGCGCTTGAAGGGGCTGGTCACGACGGCGCTGAAAATGAAGCGGTGGCGCTGGTCAAAGTTGGAGTTGGACCGGTCAAGCCGGGGGTTGCTGTTGTCCTGCGGTTCCTGCAGCGTCTGCACGTCGGTCGAATCGTCAATGGCGTGCGACCAGGTGTAGGACGCCAGGAACTGGAAGTTGTTGGAGAAGCGCTTGTTCACGCTGAGCGTCAGGGCGTGGTAAATCGAGCTGCCTGATGACTCATAGTTCTTGGCACTGCCAAACGGTACGAAGGGTGCACCCTGCAGGCGGGGCAGGTTGAAGCGGTTGGTCAGCGCCGCGAGTAGCTGCTGGGCCTGAGCCACCGGAATGTTCAGCGTGGCGGCGGTGTAGAGCAGGTTTGGCCCTGTCCGCCGGAAGTCATTGAAGAGGAAGCGCCCAATCGGGGCCACCTGGGCAGGAAGCCCCGACAGACCCGGCCCCAGACTGTTGGGCAGGGGGTTGTACAACCCGGCAAGTGGCCCTGTGCCGAAAAAGCCGACCGTCTGCCCGCCAACGACAATCGGGTTGGTTTGCGCCTGAGCGTTGGCCTGAAGCAGCGCCAGGTTCTGCTGGTTGACGTTGCGCGGGCGCACCAGTTGCAGCCCGCGAATGTAGCTGTACGTGGCATTGACCGTAATCGTCCGTCCGAGTTGCCGCTCGATGGAGAGGTTGCCTTGTTGGGTGTAGTCAAACTCGAAGCCCCGGTTCAGGTGCAGGGTCTGGGAGGTGATGGGCGAAAACAGCAGCGACCGGATGGGGCCGCCGTTGAAAATCTCGAAGCCCGGATCGAGCGGGTTGTACCGCTGCTGCCCAACCTGGTAGCCGGGCAGGGGCGGAACGGGGATGTTGACCCGCTCGTTGCGGAACAGGGCCCCGCCACCAAGCAGGCCCGGAAAGACGAGGAACGGCGACTGCGCCCCGTCCACCACGTCCGAGAGGAAGATCAGCCCTGCCAGGGGCGTGCCGTAAAACAGCCCATAGGCGGCGCGAACAACCGTCTTGCCGTTATTGAATGGGTCCCAGGCAAAGGCGACGCGCGGCGCAATGTTGTTGTAGTCACGCGGAATACCCTGCTGGATGCCGACGATTTCCTCCCCGGCGGCAAACAGGTTGGGCATGTTGATGACGCCGACATTGCCGGGGCCGGTGAATGGTTCGGGACGGACGGCCTGAATCTGCTTGGTGTACTGCACGTCGTACCGCACGCCATAGTTGAAAGTGAAGTTCGGGCGAATCTTCCAGCTATCCTGGGCAAAGACGCCGAGCACCGGATTGTTGAAGTTGCTGTTCGGATTGCCGACGTTCTGCACATAAGACTCCGGCAGTCCCAGCCCGTAGGACTGCACTCCGCTGAAGGCCGGGAAGCCCTGGGCGGCCGGGAAAAGCTGATTTGGTGGAAAGGCATAGACGCCGCCGAAGTTGACCTCAAACAGGGCGTTGTAGAGCAGAAGGTTGAAGTCGGCGCCGAACTTCAGGGTATGGTTGCCGGCAATCTTGGTGAGGTTGTTTGTCACCTGCCAGCGTTTTTCCACGCGCCGGGCAGGTGAGAACGGCTCACGTCCAAAGGAAGCGATACCGGGGACTTCCACGCCCACGGTCGGCCCCTGCGGCCCGTAATCCACGCCCCGGCGTGAAAACTGGAAGCGCGATTCATTGATGAGGGTCGGGCTGATGGTGGCCAGATTCTGGGCAACGAGGGCCACGTCGCGGGTGCCCTGGAAGCCCGTACGGGTGAATTCGTTGAGCGCCGTGGGCTGGTTCTGCCCGTTGGAGGGGATGCCCCGTACCGTCGAGGGGGTGACACTGACCCGGACAAAGAACTGGTGGATGTCGCTGAAGCGATGGTCAATGCGCAGCGCCGGCAGGAAGGTGCGCTCGCGCACCGTGTAGTTCCCCAGCAATGTGGTCATCGGACGGAACGCGCTAGTGCCCAGCGGAACCGGGGAGTTGACGCCGGGATTGGTGATGCCCAGCGCCGCCAGCGTTGGGAAGATGGCCTGGCCGTTGGTCTGGCGTCCGGTCAGACCGACGCTGGAGCCCTCCCGCGCCAGAAAGTAGTAGGTGTTGAGTGCCTGAAAGGTCGCGTTGTTGAGCAGTGCCAACTGGGCAGCGGCCGGCAAGGCCGTGAAGGGGGTGCTCAGCGGGATACCCGTGGCCTGGGATAAACTGTTGAACGCCGCGTTCAGGAAAGCTGCCTGCTGTGGGGTGACCTGGGCAACCTGTCCGCCGATGGGAACGAAAATCCCGGCCGGGAGATTGGATAATCCCAGGTTGGGGGAGCTGGCCAGCAGGGCCGGCGGCGTAAACGTCGTGAAGCCAAAGCCATTGCGCCCGGTGACGTTGAAACCCGTGCCGTTGAGGTTCTGGGTTTCAAAGGACAGGAAGAAAAACGTCTTGTCCTTGACGATGGGCCCGCCCAGGGTAAAGCCGCCCTGGAACCGGGTTTCCGGGTATTCCCGCACGCCGGCAAAGGCATTGTTGGCTGAAAATGCCTGGTCACGGAGGAAGGCAAAGACGTTGCCGCGCAGTTCGTTGCCGCCGCCCTTGGAGACGATGTTGATGACGGCCGATGACGCCCGTCCGAACTCCGGCGCAAAGCTGTTGGTCAGAATCTGGAACTCCTGGACGGCTTCCTGCGAAACTGTTGCCCGCACCCCGTTGGTGGCCGAATCCGTGGCGTCTGCGCCGTCAATGGAGACATTGTTGGCGCGGGCGCGCTGCCCACCGAAGTTCAACCCGGAGGTCGGGGCCACGCCCAGCTTGGGCTGGTTGTCGCGCGTCGTGGTCGAGGTCAGCAGCGTAAACCCGACGTAGCTGCGGCTGCTCGTCGGCAGGTTGTTGATGGCGCGCTGGTTGATGGTTTCCGCCACGGAGGTGCGCGAACCTTCGATGACCTGCGTATCGGCCGTCACCACGACTTCTTCCGTGGTCTCGCCCACGCGCAGGGTAAAGTCGAGCTGCGCGGCCGCACCGATGGTGAGGATGACATTGCGGTTGATGGCCCGGGCGAAGCCGGGCGATTCGACCGTGATTTCATACGACCCCGGCGGCAGGGCAATGAACTGATAGACGCCGACATCATTGGTCGTGGCCTCACGGGTAAAGCCGGTGCGCTCGTCGCGCGCCATCACCTTGGCCCCGGCAATGACCTTGCCGCTGTCATCACTGACCGTTCCACGCAAGTCGGCAGCGTTGACCTGTGATTGGGCAAACGTCGTCGCCGGGAAAAGCAACGAAGGCGTAATCAGCGAACTTGCGCCAAGACATAAGCCAATCAGCCCGCGGCGCAGATGACACAGCAGCATGGAAGTAACTCCTTTTTTTCCATAGATTGTTCGGAACAATCGAGTTGATGGGGGCCGGACATACGTGTATGAGTCAACGCGCGACATCTCAGGGGACATAAACCGACCATCATGCGTCCCGGCACTCGATGCCTGAACTACCTTGACCAAAGCACTTTAACTTGAGGAAAAAACCGTGAACGTCCAGCTTTCTAGCACGTGGCGCGCAGGTGGTGCAAGTCTGCGTCAGATGCGTCAACCTGTGTGGAAACCGTATTTTGCAGCGCGTCATCAGCCCGGCCGGAGCGTCTGGCGACCGGCCTTGGCCGGCATCCTGGGGCTGGGATGGCTGGGCGTCGGCTTGTCCCTTCCGGTGGGTCTGTTGCCGGCCCCCGTCATGGCCCGGATTGGCGAAGCGCAGACAGCGGAAGCCATCACCTCCCAGGGGTTCTCGGCCATGGAGCCGCCGCTGCGGGCCGCCGAGATCGAGGGGCGCGTCCGGGAAGCCTACCAGCGCAACCGCGAAGTGGACGATGTGGCCGCCGACATTGACCGGCGCGGGATTGCTTTTGAGATGACCGAAGCCTTCGGGCGCAAAATGCGCTTTCTGCGTGCTGCCCAGGTCGAAAGCGCCCTGTGGCGGGCTGATGAGCGCCGGCAGGCCGTCACCGCCCGCCCCCAGCGCCCCGTGGCGCTGATGACCGACAACCCGAACGTTCCGGTCTATCGGGAGACCCAGCCGTTCATCGAGCAGGTCCGCGCCGTGGCCCAGGCGTATGTCTCCAGCCTGCCGGATTTTACCGTCCGCCAGCGGGTGCAGCGGTACTACCGGCTGGGCGGCCGGCCCTGGCAGCTTGGCGACTACCTCGAAATCGCCATTGCCTACTCGGCCGAAAAAGGCGAGAAACTGGAACTCAAGCTGCACAACGGTGTCTCCACCTCGCTGGGACTGGACGAAGTGGGCGGACTGACCTCAACCGGACAGTTCGCCGGACTGCTCAAATCCCTGTTTGATGAAACCTCGCAGACGACCTTCCGGGATGCCGGGACGACAAACTTCTACGGACGGACGTGCCAGGTCTTTGCCTACGTTGTCGAGACCGCGTACTCCCGCCAGACATTGCAGGTCGGCAAGGCGCGCACGATTGCCGGCTACCGGGGGCGGATATTCGTTGACCCCGAAACCCGGCGGATTGTCCGGCTCGAATCCGAGAGCTTTGACCTGCCGCCGGATTTCCCGGTTTCCGAGGCCGTCTCGATTGTCGAGTTCGGGTGGGTCACGGTGGGCGAAAACGACTACCTGCTGCCGGTTGCGGCGCGGGTCGCGCTGACCGACCGCAAGGACCGGATCACCTCCCTCAACTGCATCACTTTCCAGAAGTACGGCAAGTTTGAGACGACCGTGGTCGTGGAGTAAGCCCATCAGGAGACTTCTTCGACCGTCGTGGCCAGGGCTTCCGGGCTGGTGTGTTTCTGCGCCTGCCCGGTTTCCCCGGCGAGGTTGAACGCATAGGCGGCCAGCGGCGGTCCGATGGTTTCAAACACCGCCACCGCACCCAGCACCACGGCGGCGACACTCGCCGCCTGGTCCGGGAACAGTTCCGCCGTGGTGCGCGTCAGCCCGATGGCCATCCCGGCCATCGGGATCAGCAACATACCGCGCGCCACAGCCTTGTTAAGCGCTTCCCGGGTGGCGGCCGCCACGGCCACCACGCCCCCAACCTTGGCCAGACTGCGTGTCACAACCAGCAGGATGACGACCGGCGCCAGCGTGATGAGGTCATGAAGGTGCAGGTTGGCCCCGGCCGAAACGAACAGGACGATGAAGAACAGCTCGAACGATTCACCGAACTGAATCTGCGACACCGTATCTTCCTGTTCGAGGTTTTTGACCACGATCCCCAAAACCAGTGGCGCATACAGTGCCGACAGGTTGAAGACGTTGGCCAACCCCGTGGTGAGCATGACGCCCCCGATGACAAAGGCCAGCCGGTACTGCGTGGCCTCGCGGGTACGGTGGGTCAACACATACACCACCGCCCCGGCA
This window contains:
- a CDS encoding cation:proton antiporter → MNFLPTWPIAFDTMTVFGLLLILGALGGYLAHRFPWLPSITGFMLIGLLFGPSGLVVLDEETLAKSRILVDIALGLILYRLGLSLKLSLLRERVTLGVMGLAESSLTIIVVAGVLWIAGFALPVAGLVAAIVVSSSPAVLLHVAHEVRASGDVTETTKTLVAINNIISFVAFSALLPLVQFSSGKSWSEILLLPTYRFFGSLILGCAAGAVVYVLTHRTREATQYRLAFVIGGVMLTTGLANVFNLSALYAPLVLGIVVKNLEQEDTVSQIQFGESFELFFIVLFVSAGANLHLHDLITLAPVVILLVVTRSLAKVGGVVAVAAATREALNKAVARGMLLIPMAGMAIGLTRTTAELFPDQAASVAAVVLGAVAVFETIGPPLAAYAFNLAGETGQAQKHTSPEALATTVEEVS
- a CDS encoding carboxypeptidase-like regulatory domain-containing protein; the encoded protein is MLLCHLRRGLIGLCLGASSLITPSLLFPATTFAQSQVNAADLRGTVSDDSGKVIAGAKVMARDERTGFTREATTNDVGVYQFIALPPGSYEITVESPGFARAINRNVILTIGAAAQLDFTLRVGETTEEVVVTADTQVIEGSRTSVAETINQRAINNLPTSSRSYVGFTLLTSTTTRDNQPKLGVAPTSGLNFGGQRARANNVSIDGADATDSATNGVRATVSQEAVQEFQILTNSFAPEFGRASSAVINIVSKGGGNELRGNVFAFLRDQAFSANNAFAGVREYPETRFQGGFTLGGPIVKDKTFFFLSFETQNLNGTGFNVTGRNGFGFTTFTPPALLASSPNLGLSNLPAGIFVPIGGQVAQVTPQQAAFLNAAFNSLSQATGIPLSTPFTALPAAAQLALLNNATFQALNTYYFLAREGSSVGLTGRQTNGQAIFPTLAALGITNPGVNSPVPLGTSAFRPMTTLLGNYTVRERTFLPALRIDHRFSDIHQFFVRVSVTPSTVRGIPSNGQNQPTALNEFTRTGFQGTRDVALVAQNLATISPTLINESRFQFSRRGVDYGPQGPTVGVEVPGIASFGREPFSPARRVEKRWQVTNNLTKIAGNHTLKFGADFNLLLYNALFEVNFGGVYAFPPNQLFPAAQGFPAFSGVQSYGLGLPESYVQNVGNPNSNFNNPVLGVFAQDSWKIRPNFTFNYGVRYDVQYTKQIQAVRPEPFTGPGNVGVINMPNLFAAGEEIVGIQQGIPRDYNNIAPRVAFAWDPFNNGKTVVRAAYGLFYGTPLAGLIFLSDVVDGAQSPFLVFPGLLGGGALFRNERVNIPVPPLPGYQVGQQRYNPLDPGFEIFNGGPIRSLLFSPITSQTLHLNRGFEFDYTQQGNLSIERQLGRTITVNATYSYIRGLQLVRPRNVNQQNLALLQANAQAQTNPIVVGGQTVGFFGTGPLAGLYNPLPNSLGPGLSGLPAQVAPIGRFLFNDFRRTGPNLLYTAATLNIPVAQAQQLLAALTNRFNLPRLQGAPFVPFGSAKNYESSGSSIYHALTLSVNKRFSNNFQFLASYTWSHAIDDSTDVQTLQEPQDNSNPRLDRSNSNFDQRHRFIFSAVVTSPFKRNEGAGRYLLADWTFAPIVEAGAGRPYTLLIGVDQTQVNSSSTARPNFVTSCPPGTAGLTCFPSPRGNGFLTLPPDSRLPQNFGLPVSAFLGNVGRNAFTGPNFISVDFRLARKFYFSRDADATARNLEFIFEMFNALNRVNITEINPNYQLSGAPTLAAPPRQIQFALKFNF
- a CDS encoding NAD(P)/FAD-dependent oxidoreductase yields the protein MEDRSDRFLIIGAGPTGLVVARALKQAGVPYEQVEADEDVGGNWRHGVYTTAHIISSRRTTSFPEYPMPAHYPDFPSRAQMLAYLSDYARHFGLREHIQFRREVTAATPLEDWSWQVRLAGGEERRYKGVIVCNGHHWDRRFPTYPGTFTGEWWHSKDYRHPEQLVGKRVLVIGGGNSACDIASEAARVSVCSHLSLRRGYWFLPKTMFGIPTVEIMRGWIPVPAQRLLLRVLLRIIVGKYTQYGLPEPDHRIFERHPTVNSELLHYLKHGRIRPRPDIARLEGRQVHFVDGTADEYDLVICATGFHLSFPFLPPGLVEVKGSTAQLYAGVIPPRTRNLYVFGTTQPRYGFGPLASPAADLLAQFIQLQDSMTLPLSVVLEMGGEKLPTTHLVDPHAALRRMKLARYFLPLLARRERRLRTSPRARAITLWTPARTA